One Hippoglossus hippoglossus isolate fHipHip1 chromosome 5, fHipHip1.pri, whole genome shotgun sequence genomic window carries:
- the nisch gene encoding nischarin isoform X1: protein MEPGPFPRDLPQRQVCVVGSELVENYTVYIIEVMDGEHRWTVKHRYSDFHDLHEKLAAEKKVDRRLLPPKKILGKNSKSLVERRQKELELYLQTLLQQFPQATPTPLASFLHFHLYEINGITAALAEELFHKGEQLLQAGEVFSLHPLQLYSVTQQLRLAKPTCCNGDAKTDLGHILDFTCRLRYLKISGTSGPVGTSNIQENSLPFDLSVFKSLLQIEISQCSSQQIQGLSSLRSSLATMSIHHCSETMTSILVPEASEFSQWEPEGAESGCPVTAVIPVWKNLTTLDMSHNSISTIDSSVKLIRQVEFLDLSHNQLTSVENLQHLYNLVHVDLSYNSLRVLEAAHTRLGNIKTLSLAGNQLDRLTGLTKLYSLVNLDLSHNQLAQLEEIRNICSLPCLEKLNLSSNPMCIIPDYRTKVLAQFGDRAAEVCLDSNVTTEKELDTVEVLKAIQKAKEVKDRMSSSDKKISEETRLSAAAPPHLSSSSPPSSSSSSSSCCSSALAPPAVTSSSSSSSSTSASSCPAQQAACPSQEVTIREEAAVSPSVLPSVAAAPPPESFNTNTHLPSAEPTQVTRQQPAVCLTEHTNCGAPSSITSTTTTTSTTTSTTTTAAAAAATASSVCCLCSSSSSRPVEISCATCSATWCPLLPSHLLSLSSNKDFTTHLSQCLSATLKEEKKKRNEQEERKDVTRSECNEVQSHEESTELDSPSPGSGDGYFEMGLDDSVEELVCSSSMSLTVPSAEEPGGHPGEPCAEEQEEMHISRVLWCYCLQVEEEVEQREACLVLTDRLLGILHLSNSFSWTNQDADLEQNPPVKEVLSSLQVDFLLPYSQLLLSFRGELPDCCLALGLRSGPTRWYIFSEAEELRQTRTELTALMQAADSNTDPEPPSTPQLLPRSLINSWELEESQGAQGGYPAHLLPTSSSSDSATDTQSLPLDILSQRDEPSLPSLLFLTHRHLWVLKMDFRELAERERSNADLHHSSSSSSWCRLVRVPLSSVMLHPRERAPRFGGRTSYTSCLGPNHHQRKSHTVELLLGNQRLLLLFPLSQDRSSFLGELSQQRGSLEGLKLLALAQTCPHQGEHTHERCRSRDQCCCSRKSHNSSSWDSSHLQLEENQPSPHLIPGLSPGLKLLVGLRGQQLLAFFHKYIALSEAEEVRQVLWLSVVLYKSPEAELTCCLLLSNDTIYFLLEDSASTLGHHSVLEITDSGDPDVCLCCCLSIRLSELLSVNVGLFDQYFRVVGRSADHIVCCLSRDSYGTGVFLQELMSALSLQQQQLPPPEPSDQDFYSQFTNTNTGKMQNYELVHSSRVKFIYPSEEEMGDLTFIVAERKTLGSASPSSSRSFNVLLYLLVFQVQIPSSLPSQGSTLSGASSTSGSALSPVLQPRTLILTSTDVFLLDEDYISHPLPDFAKEPPSRERYQLCEARRIRDLDRVLLGYQTYPQALTLVFDDLPGPDLLCHLTMDHFAAGGEEALPRGGGAGGGAEGEVQWCVFVPGADSRERLISLLARQWEALCSRELPVELTG, encoded by the exons ATGGAGCCCGGGCCTTTCCCACGGGATCTGCCgcagagacaagtgtgtgtcgTCGGCTCGGAGTTGGTGGAGAACTACACT GTTTACATCATTGAGGTGATGGATGGAGAGCACAGATGGACGGTGAAGCACCGTTACAGTGACTTCCACGACCTGCACGAGAAA CTGGCGGCAGAAAAGAAGGTTGACCGACGGCTGCTTCCTCCTAAAAAGATTTTGGGAAAGAACTCAAAGAGTCTGGTGGAGCGGCGTcagaaggagctggagctgtACCTGCAGACGCTGCTGCAGCAGTTCCCACAGGCCACGCCCACTCCGCTCGCCTCCTTCCTTCACTTTCACCTTTAT GAAATCAACGGCATCACAGCAGCACTGGCTGAGGAGCTGTTCCATAAAG gtgagcagctgctgcaggctggCGAGGTGTTTTCTCTCCACCCTCTGCAGCTTTACTCCGTCACTCAGCAGCTGCGTCTGGCCAAACCAACCTGCTGCAATGGAGACGCCAAGACCGACCTCGGACACATCCTCGACTTCACGTGCAGGCTGCGATACCTCAAG ATCTCTGGTACCAGTGGTCCAGTTGGAACCAGTAACATCCAGGAGAACAGTCTCCCCTTCGACCTGTCTGTTTTCAAATCATTGCTGCAGATTGAG ATCAGTCAGTGCAGCTCGCAGCAGATTCAAGGTTTATCTTCTCTGAGGTCGAGTCTGGCGACCATGAGTATCCACCACTGCTCGGAAACAATGACG TCGATCCTGGTCCCGGAGGCGAGCGAGTTCTCACAGTGGGAGCCTGAGGGGGCGGAGTCTGGTTGTCCCGTCACTGCTGTCATCCCTGTGTGGAAAAACCTGACCACGCTGGACATGAGCCACAACAGCATCAGCACCATCGATAGCTCAGTG AAACTGATTCGACAGGTGGAGTTTCTGGATCTGAGTCACAACCAGCTGACCTCAGTGGAAAATCTCCAG cacCTGTACAACCTGGTCCACGTGGATCTGTCCTATAACAGCCTGCGGGTCCTTGAGGCTGCTCACACCCGTCTGGGCAACATAAAAACCCTCAGCCTGGCTGGAAACCAACTGGACCGGCTCACCGGCCTCACCAAGCTCTACTCTCTGGTCAACCTGGACCTCAGCCACAACCAGCTCGCCCAG TTGGAGGAGATCAGGAACATCTGCTCTCTGCCGTGTCTGGAGAAACTAAACCTGTCCAGTAATCCCATGTGCATCATCCCAGACTACAGAACCAAAGTGCTGGCCCAGTTtggagacagagcagcagag GTTTGTCTGGACAGTAATGTGACGACAGAGAAGGAGCTGGACACAGTGGAGGTGTTGAAAGCCATTCAGAAAGCCAAAGAAGTCAAAGACAGGATGAGCAGCAGCGACAAGAAG ATCAGTGAGGAGACCAggctgtctgctgctgcacctcctcacctctcctcctcctctcccccctcctcctcctcctcctcctcctcctgctgctcctctgctcttgctcctcctgctgtcacctcctcttcctcctcttcctcttctactTCCGCCTCTTCCTGTCCGGCCCAGCAGGCTGCCTGCCCCAGCCAAG AAGTGACGAtaagagaagaagctgcagtttcCCCCAGTGTTCTCCCTTCTGTGGCCGCTGCACCTCCCCCCGAAAGCtttaacaccaacacacacctcCCGTCTGCTGAACCCACCCAGGTCACT AGACAACAACCggctgtctgtctgactgaacacacaaactgtggcGCTCCGTCAAGTATTACTTCCACTACCACTACTACCAgtactactacttctactactactaccgctgccgctgctgctgctactgctagTTCTGTCTG ctgcctctgctcctcttcctcctcccgaCCAGTTGAAATTAGTTGCGCGACGTGCAGCGCCACCTGGTGTCCTCTACTTCCTTCTCacttgctctccctctcctccaacAAAGACTTCACTACTCACCTCTCTCAGTGTCTCAGTGCcactctgaaagaggagaagaagaagagaaacgagcaggaggagaggaaggatgtGACAAGGTCTGAATGCAATGAGGTTCAGTCCCATGAGGAGAGCACAGAGTTGGACAGTCCCAG TCCCGGCTCCGGGGACGGATACTTTGAGATGGGTCTGGATGACTCTGTGGAGGAGTTGGTCTGCTCCTCCTCGATGTCGCTCACTGTTCCTTCTGCAGAGGAGCCCGGCGGCCACCCGGGGGAGCCGTGTgcagaagagcaggaggagatgcACATCAGTAGGGTTCTGTGGTGCTACTGCCttcaggtagaggaggaggtggagcagagggaggcgTGCCTGGTGCTGACAGACCGACTCTTGGGAATACTGCACCTATCAAATAGTTTCTCATGGACCAATCAGGAcgcag ACCTAGAGCAGAATCCGCCTGTGAAGGAGGTGCTGTCGAGCCTGCAGGTGGACTTCCTGCTGCCGTACTCCCAGCTCCTGCTGTCCTTCCGAGGCGAGCTCCCTGACTGCTGCCTCGCCTTGGGGCTCCGGTCTGGTCCAACTCGCTGGTACATTTTCTCCGAGGCTGAGGAGCTCCGGCAGACCAGGACCGAGCTGACGGCGCTGATGCAG GCTGCAGATTCCAACACTGACCCTGAGCCCCCAAGtactcctcagctcctcccccGTTCGCTCATCAACTCCTGGGAGCTAGAGGAGAGTCAGGGAGCGCAGGGAGGCTACCCTGCCCACCTCCTTcccacctcatcctcctccgACTCTGCCACCGACACGCAATCCCTCCCGTTGGACATCCTATCCCAGAGAGACGAACCCagcctcccttctctcctcttcctcacccaccGACACCTCTGGGTTCTGAAGATGGACTTCAGAGAGTTGGCAGAGAGAGAACGGAGCAACGCTGAcctccatcactcctcctcctcctcctcctggtgcagactaGTCCGTGTGCCCCTCAGCTCAGTGATGCTTCATCCCAGAGAGAGAGCTCCTCGGTTCGGGGGCAGAACCAGCTACACCTCCTGCCTCGGCCCAAACCACCACCAGAG GAAGAGTCACAccgtggagctgctgctgggaaatcagaggctgctgctgctcttccctCTGTCTCAGGACAGGAGCTCCTTCTTGGGGGAGCTGAGCCAGCAGAGAGGCTCCCTGGAGGGGCTCAAATTGTTGGCCCTGGCCCAAACCTGTCCACACCAAGGAgaacatacacatg aaCGATGCAGATCGAGAGACCAGTGCTGTTGTAGCAGGAAATCACACAACTCCAGCAG ctGGGACTCCTCTCATCTCCAGCTGGAGGAGAACCAGCCGTCCCCTCACCTCATCCCAGGTCTCTCCCCAGGACTAAAGCTCCTGGTTGGCCTCAGAGGACAGCAGCTGCTGGCCTTCTTCCACAAATATATAGCACTG TCTGAGGCGGAGGAGGTGAGACAGGTCTTGTGGCTGTCTGTGGTTCTCTACAAGTCTCCAGAGGCTGAGCTCACTTGctgtctgctgctctccaaTGACACGATCTACTTCCTGTTGGAAGACTCCGCCTCCACCCTCGGTCATCActcag tgttggAGATAACAGACTCTGGAGAtccagatgtgtgtctgtgctgctgtctgTCCATCAGACTGTCTGAGCTGCTGTCTGTCAATGTTGGACTTTTCGACCAGTACTTCAGAGTTGTAG GTCGTTCAGCCGATCACATCGTGTGCTGTCTCAGCAGGGACAGTTATGGGACGGGCGTCTTTCTTCAGGAGCTGATGTCAGCACtcagtctgcagcagcagcagcttcctcctccagagccaTCAGATCAGGACTTCTACTCCCAgttcaccaacacaaacacag gtaaGATGCAGAACTACGAGCTGGTCCACAGCAGCCGGGTGAAGTTTATTTACCccagtgaggaggagatgggagaCCTGACCTTCATtgtggcagagaggaagacTCTGGGCAGTGCATCGCCTTCATCATCACGCTCCTTTAATGTCCTGCTCTATCTTCTGGTTTTCCAG GTCCAGATTCCCAGCAGTCTTCCCAGCCAAGGCTCCACCCTTTCAGGGGCCTCCTCCACTTCAGGCTCAGCCCTGTCTCCCGTTCTCCAGCCCAGGACCCTGATCCTGACCAGCACCGACGTGTTCCTACTGGACGAGGACTACATCAGCCATCCTCTGCCGGACTTCGCAAAAGAACCTCCCTCCAG ggagCGGTACCAGCTGTGTGAGGCCCGAAGGATCCGGGACCTGGACCGCGTCCTGCTGGGCTACCAGACGTACCCTCAGGCTCTGACACTGGTGTTCGATGACCTGCCCGGTCCTGACTTGCTCTGCCACCTCACCATGGACCATTTTGCGGCAGGGGGGGAAGAAGCCCTGCCCAGAGGCGGCGGAGCTGGCGGGGGGGCCGAGGGTGAGGTCCAGTGGTGCGTCTTCGTCCCAGGAGccgacagcagagagaggctgaTCTCGCTACTCGCTCGCCAGTGGGAGGCACTGTGCAGCCGGGAACTTCCTGTGGAGCTCACCGGCTGA
- the nisch gene encoding nischarin isoform X2, with translation MEPGPFPRDLPQRQVCVVGSELVENYTVYIIEVMDGEHRWTVKHRYSDFHDLHEKLAAEKKVDRRLLPPKKILGKNSKSLVERRQKELELYLQTLLQQFPQATPTPLASFLHFHLYEINGITAALAEELFHKGEQLLQAGEVFSLHPLQLYSVTQQLRLAKPTCCNGDAKTDLGHILDFTCRLRYLKISGTSGPVGTSNIQENSLPFDLSVFKSLLQIEISQCSSQQIQGLSSLRSSLATMSIHHCSETMTSILVPEASEFSQWEPEGAESGCPVTAVIPVWKNLTTLDMSHNSISTIDSSVKLIRQVEFLDLSHNQLTSVENLQHLYNLVHVDLSYNSLRVLEAAHTRLGNIKTLSLAGNQLDRLTGLTKLYSLVNLDLSHNQLAQLEEIRNICSLPCLEKLNLSSNPMCIIPDYRTKVLAQFGDRAAEVCLDSNVTTEKELDTVEVLKAIQKAKEVKDRMSSSDKKISEETRLSAAAPPHLSSSSPPSSSSSSSSCCSSALAPPAVTSSSSSSSSTSASSCPAQQAACPSQEVTIREEAAVSPSVLPSVAAAPPPESFNTNTHLPSAEPTQVTRQQPAVCLTEHTNCGAPSSITSTTTTTSTTTSTTTTAAAAAATASSVCCLCSSSSSRPVEISCATCSATWCPLLPSHLLSLSSNKDFTTHLSQCLSATLKEEKKKRNEQEERKDVTRSECNEVQSHEESTELDSPSPGSGDGYFEMGLDDSVEELVCSSSMSLTVPSAEEPGGHPGEPCAEEQEEMHISRVLWCYCLQVEEEVEQREACLVLTDRLLGILHLSNSFSWTNQDADLEQNPPVKEVLSSLQVDFLLPYSQLLLSFRGELPDCCLALGLRSGPTRWYIFSEAEELRQTRTELTALMQAADSNTDPEPPSTPQLLPRSLINSWELEESQGAQGGYPAHLLPTSSSSDSATDTQSLPLDILSQRDEPSLPSLLFLTHRHLWVLKMDFRELAERERSNADLHHSSSSSSWCRLVRVPLSSVMLHPRERAPRFGGRTSYTSCLGPNHHQRKSHTVELLLGNQRLLLLFPLSQDRSSFLGELSQQRGSLEGLKLLALAQTCPHQGEHTHGEHQLPAYTLGTTRTMQIERPVLL, from the exons ATGGAGCCCGGGCCTTTCCCACGGGATCTGCCgcagagacaagtgtgtgtcgTCGGCTCGGAGTTGGTGGAGAACTACACT GTTTACATCATTGAGGTGATGGATGGAGAGCACAGATGGACGGTGAAGCACCGTTACAGTGACTTCCACGACCTGCACGAGAAA CTGGCGGCAGAAAAGAAGGTTGACCGACGGCTGCTTCCTCCTAAAAAGATTTTGGGAAAGAACTCAAAGAGTCTGGTGGAGCGGCGTcagaaggagctggagctgtACCTGCAGACGCTGCTGCAGCAGTTCCCACAGGCCACGCCCACTCCGCTCGCCTCCTTCCTTCACTTTCACCTTTAT GAAATCAACGGCATCACAGCAGCACTGGCTGAGGAGCTGTTCCATAAAG gtgagcagctgctgcaggctggCGAGGTGTTTTCTCTCCACCCTCTGCAGCTTTACTCCGTCACTCAGCAGCTGCGTCTGGCCAAACCAACCTGCTGCAATGGAGACGCCAAGACCGACCTCGGACACATCCTCGACTTCACGTGCAGGCTGCGATACCTCAAG ATCTCTGGTACCAGTGGTCCAGTTGGAACCAGTAACATCCAGGAGAACAGTCTCCCCTTCGACCTGTCTGTTTTCAAATCATTGCTGCAGATTGAG ATCAGTCAGTGCAGCTCGCAGCAGATTCAAGGTTTATCTTCTCTGAGGTCGAGTCTGGCGACCATGAGTATCCACCACTGCTCGGAAACAATGACG TCGATCCTGGTCCCGGAGGCGAGCGAGTTCTCACAGTGGGAGCCTGAGGGGGCGGAGTCTGGTTGTCCCGTCACTGCTGTCATCCCTGTGTGGAAAAACCTGACCACGCTGGACATGAGCCACAACAGCATCAGCACCATCGATAGCTCAGTG AAACTGATTCGACAGGTGGAGTTTCTGGATCTGAGTCACAACCAGCTGACCTCAGTGGAAAATCTCCAG cacCTGTACAACCTGGTCCACGTGGATCTGTCCTATAACAGCCTGCGGGTCCTTGAGGCTGCTCACACCCGTCTGGGCAACATAAAAACCCTCAGCCTGGCTGGAAACCAACTGGACCGGCTCACCGGCCTCACCAAGCTCTACTCTCTGGTCAACCTGGACCTCAGCCACAACCAGCTCGCCCAG TTGGAGGAGATCAGGAACATCTGCTCTCTGCCGTGTCTGGAGAAACTAAACCTGTCCAGTAATCCCATGTGCATCATCCCAGACTACAGAACCAAAGTGCTGGCCCAGTTtggagacagagcagcagag GTTTGTCTGGACAGTAATGTGACGACAGAGAAGGAGCTGGACACAGTGGAGGTGTTGAAAGCCATTCAGAAAGCCAAAGAAGTCAAAGACAGGATGAGCAGCAGCGACAAGAAG ATCAGTGAGGAGACCAggctgtctgctgctgcacctcctcacctctcctcctcctctcccccctcctcctcctcctcctcctcctcctgctgctcctctgctcttgctcctcctgctgtcacctcctcttcctcctcttcctcttctactTCCGCCTCTTCCTGTCCGGCCCAGCAGGCTGCCTGCCCCAGCCAAG AAGTGACGAtaagagaagaagctgcagtttcCCCCAGTGTTCTCCCTTCTGTGGCCGCTGCACCTCCCCCCGAAAGCtttaacaccaacacacacctcCCGTCTGCTGAACCCACCCAGGTCACT AGACAACAACCggctgtctgtctgactgaacacacaaactgtggcGCTCCGTCAAGTATTACTTCCACTACCACTACTACCAgtactactacttctactactactaccgctgccgctgctgctgctactgctagTTCTGTCTG ctgcctctgctcctcttcctcctcccgaCCAGTTGAAATTAGTTGCGCGACGTGCAGCGCCACCTGGTGTCCTCTACTTCCTTCTCacttgctctccctctcctccaacAAAGACTTCACTACTCACCTCTCTCAGTGTCTCAGTGCcactctgaaagaggagaagaagaagagaaacgagcaggaggagaggaaggatgtGACAAGGTCTGAATGCAATGAGGTTCAGTCCCATGAGGAGAGCACAGAGTTGGACAGTCCCAG TCCCGGCTCCGGGGACGGATACTTTGAGATGGGTCTGGATGACTCTGTGGAGGAGTTGGTCTGCTCCTCCTCGATGTCGCTCACTGTTCCTTCTGCAGAGGAGCCCGGCGGCCACCCGGGGGAGCCGTGTgcagaagagcaggaggagatgcACATCAGTAGGGTTCTGTGGTGCTACTGCCttcaggtagaggaggaggtggagcagagggaggcgTGCCTGGTGCTGACAGACCGACTCTTGGGAATACTGCACCTATCAAATAGTTTCTCATGGACCAATCAGGAcgcag ACCTAGAGCAGAATCCGCCTGTGAAGGAGGTGCTGTCGAGCCTGCAGGTGGACTTCCTGCTGCCGTACTCCCAGCTCCTGCTGTCCTTCCGAGGCGAGCTCCCTGACTGCTGCCTCGCCTTGGGGCTCCGGTCTGGTCCAACTCGCTGGTACATTTTCTCCGAGGCTGAGGAGCTCCGGCAGACCAGGACCGAGCTGACGGCGCTGATGCAG GCTGCAGATTCCAACACTGACCCTGAGCCCCCAAGtactcctcagctcctcccccGTTCGCTCATCAACTCCTGGGAGCTAGAGGAGAGTCAGGGAGCGCAGGGAGGCTACCCTGCCCACCTCCTTcccacctcatcctcctccgACTCTGCCACCGACACGCAATCCCTCCCGTTGGACATCCTATCCCAGAGAGACGAACCCagcctcccttctctcctcttcctcacccaccGACACCTCTGGGTTCTGAAGATGGACTTCAGAGAGTTGGCAGAGAGAGAACGGAGCAACGCTGAcctccatcactcctcctcctcctcctcctggtgcagactaGTCCGTGTGCCCCTCAGCTCAGTGATGCTTCATCCCAGAGAGAGAGCTCCTCGGTTCGGGGGCAGAACCAGCTACACCTCCTGCCTCGGCCCAAACCACCACCAGAG GAAGAGTCACAccgtggagctgctgctgggaaatcagaggctgctgctgctcttccctCTGTCTCAGGACAGGAGCTCCTTCTTGGGGGAGCTGAGCCAGCAGAGAGGCTCCCTGGAGGGGCTCAAATTGTTGGCCCTGGCCCAAACCTGTCCACACCAAGGAgaacatacacatggtgaacaCCAACTACCTGCTTATACACTCGGAACTACCAG aaCGATGCAGATCGAGAGACCAGTGCTGTTGTAG
- the nisch gene encoding nischarin isoform X3: MEPGPFPRDLPQRQVCVVGSELVENYTVYIIEVMDGEHRWTVKHRYSDFHDLHEKLAAEKKVDRRLLPPKKILGKNSKSLVERRQKELELYLQTLLQQFPQATPTPLASFLHFHLYEINGITAALAEELFHKGEQLLQAGEVFSLHPLQLYSVTQQLRLAKPTCCNGDAKTDLGHILDFTCRLRYLKISGTSGPVGTSNIQENSLPFDLSVFKSLLQIEISQCSSQQIQGLSSLRSSLATMSIHHCSETMTSILVPEASEFSQWEPEGAESGCPVTAVIPVWKNLTTLDMSHNSISTIDSSVKLIRQVEFLDLSHNQLTSVENLQHLYNLVHVDLSYNSLRVLEAAHTRLGNIKTLSLAGNQLDRLTGLTKLYSLVNLDLSHNQLAQLEEIRNICSLPCLEKLNLSSNPMCIIPDYRTKVLAQFGDRAAEVCLDSNVTTEKELDTVEVLKAIQKAKEVKDRMSSSDKKISEETRLSAAAPPHLSSSSPPSSSSSSSSCCSSALAPPAVTSSSSSSSSTSASSCPAQQAACPSQGNHK; the protein is encoded by the exons ATGGAGCCCGGGCCTTTCCCACGGGATCTGCCgcagagacaagtgtgtgtcgTCGGCTCGGAGTTGGTGGAGAACTACACT GTTTACATCATTGAGGTGATGGATGGAGAGCACAGATGGACGGTGAAGCACCGTTACAGTGACTTCCACGACCTGCACGAGAAA CTGGCGGCAGAAAAGAAGGTTGACCGACGGCTGCTTCCTCCTAAAAAGATTTTGGGAAAGAACTCAAAGAGTCTGGTGGAGCGGCGTcagaaggagctggagctgtACCTGCAGACGCTGCTGCAGCAGTTCCCACAGGCCACGCCCACTCCGCTCGCCTCCTTCCTTCACTTTCACCTTTAT GAAATCAACGGCATCACAGCAGCACTGGCTGAGGAGCTGTTCCATAAAG gtgagcagctgctgcaggctggCGAGGTGTTTTCTCTCCACCCTCTGCAGCTTTACTCCGTCACTCAGCAGCTGCGTCTGGCCAAACCAACCTGCTGCAATGGAGACGCCAAGACCGACCTCGGACACATCCTCGACTTCACGTGCAGGCTGCGATACCTCAAG ATCTCTGGTACCAGTGGTCCAGTTGGAACCAGTAACATCCAGGAGAACAGTCTCCCCTTCGACCTGTCTGTTTTCAAATCATTGCTGCAGATTGAG ATCAGTCAGTGCAGCTCGCAGCAGATTCAAGGTTTATCTTCTCTGAGGTCGAGTCTGGCGACCATGAGTATCCACCACTGCTCGGAAACAATGACG TCGATCCTGGTCCCGGAGGCGAGCGAGTTCTCACAGTGGGAGCCTGAGGGGGCGGAGTCTGGTTGTCCCGTCACTGCTGTCATCCCTGTGTGGAAAAACCTGACCACGCTGGACATGAGCCACAACAGCATCAGCACCATCGATAGCTCAGTG AAACTGATTCGACAGGTGGAGTTTCTGGATCTGAGTCACAACCAGCTGACCTCAGTGGAAAATCTCCAG cacCTGTACAACCTGGTCCACGTGGATCTGTCCTATAACAGCCTGCGGGTCCTTGAGGCTGCTCACACCCGTCTGGGCAACATAAAAACCCTCAGCCTGGCTGGAAACCAACTGGACCGGCTCACCGGCCTCACCAAGCTCTACTCTCTGGTCAACCTGGACCTCAGCCACAACCAGCTCGCCCAG TTGGAGGAGATCAGGAACATCTGCTCTCTGCCGTGTCTGGAGAAACTAAACCTGTCCAGTAATCCCATGTGCATCATCCCAGACTACAGAACCAAAGTGCTGGCCCAGTTtggagacagagcagcagag GTTTGTCTGGACAGTAATGTGACGACAGAGAAGGAGCTGGACACAGTGGAGGTGTTGAAAGCCATTCAGAAAGCCAAAGAAGTCAAAGACAGGATGAGCAGCAGCGACAAGAAG ATCAGTGAGGAGACCAggctgtctgctgctgcacctcctcacctctcctcctcctctcccccctcctcctcctcctcctcctcctcctgctgctcctctgctcttgctcctcctgctgtcacctcctcttcctcctcttcctcttctactTCCGCCTCTTCCTGTCCGGCCCAGCAGGCTGCCTGCCCCAGCCAAGGTAATCAT AAGTGA
- the wu:fb55g09 gene encoding coiled-coil domain-containing glutamate-rich protein 1, giving the protein MLSEMMCRRSCQQQQQQQDAKEAPQRDAANRSKRGWSKSCRGRLQGRRTGGGGWSRGRNHPHPQRHHHHPRHLQTALMSLRPVNVKGNRVRGMRAPKNTNQFLMHEKYQMLHLRSDSVGSDSASSSDSDTELTDMDSYLGILENARGALLDSPKPRGSTTTPPGQFLVLHEDSLRLQEEDNLRLQEDSMQYFPSEDDLKQSQNFMQRDFVEFCDILTS; this is encoded by the coding sequence ATGCTCTCAGAGATGATGTGCAGGAGGagctgccagcagcagcagcagcagcaggatgcaAAGGAGGCTCCACAGAGGGACGCTGCCAACCGCAGCAAGCGTGGCTGGTCCAAGAGCTGCAGGGGGCGCCTGCAGGGGCGGAGGACAGGGGGGGGAGGGTGGTCGAGGGGGCGCAATCACCCCCACCCTCaacgtcatcatcatcatccccgACACCTCCAGACGGCATTGATGTCGCTCCGGCCCGTCAACGTTAAGGGGAACAGAGTGAGGGGGATGCGGGCCCCCAAGAACACCAACCAGTTTCTCATGCACGAGAAATACCAGATGCTGCACCTGCGCTCCGACTCAGTGGGGAGCGACAGCGCCAGCAGCTCCGACAGCGACACGGAGCTGACGGACATGGACTCATACCTGGGCATCCTGGAGAATGCCAGAGGAGCCCTCCTGGACAGTCCCAAACCACGCGGCTCGACGACGACACCACCAGGTCAGTTCCTGGTACTGCACGAAGACAGCCTGCGTCTGCAGGAAGAGGACAATCTGCGCCTGCAGGAGGACAGCATGCAGTATTTCCCCTCAGAGGACGACCTCAAGCAGAGCCAGAACTTCATGCAGAGGGACTTTGTTGAGTTCTGTGACATCCTGACATCCTGA